The following are encoded together in the Nocardioides thalensis genome:
- a CDS encoding FAD-dependent oxidoreductase: MADVVIIGGGLTGLGTAVELADRGAEVVVLEKDGLGFEQTVRSNAALRLPGPGPLAIESESVTGASMVGWDQFEDRFGEDIELDRGGWSTLVVDDDDRAWLAAQSTTLGVSEQIDLTALTPPDEVRARWPALAGEFLGMHTKPGGHVNRMRVVAALHRAALARGARFSVGTMAVGFDLSRRKITAVRTLQERFSCQQVVIAGGVWTPRLLDALGTRVPMQRVRVPSGETAPIGDRLFPGFIRAGKFTMRQSADGVVRFGGGYRAPEYVHDLSLDDVRDLRTWAPALLHHVRGATFRVDWAIARNDLRRRRRRLRNGPDFVPTGWEPRPWRRYSESKLASAARVVPSLANHRLQRTSSGVVDITPDFEPYVGRVPTADNAWVAAGMSGHGFILGPGTWRAVAEGIVDGRSALDLRPYRVDRFAQLP, translated from the coding sequence GTGGCTGATGTCGTGATCATCGGGGGCGGACTCACCGGCCTCGGGACCGCTGTCGAGCTTGCCGATCGCGGCGCCGAGGTGGTCGTTTTGGAGAAGGACGGACTCGGCTTCGAGCAGACCGTCCGGAGCAACGCCGCCCTCCGCCTCCCCGGGCCAGGTCCGCTCGCCATCGAGAGCGAGTCGGTGACCGGGGCATCGATGGTGGGTTGGGATCAGTTCGAAGATCGCTTCGGGGAGGACATCGAGCTCGACCGCGGCGGCTGGAGCACGCTCGTCGTCGACGACGACGACCGCGCCTGGCTGGCGGCGCAGTCGACGACCCTCGGCGTCAGCGAACAGATCGATCTCACCGCGCTGACGCCTCCCGACGAGGTGCGGGCGAGGTGGCCCGCCCTGGCCGGCGAGTTCCTCGGCATGCACACCAAGCCAGGCGGTCACGTGAACCGGATGCGCGTGGTCGCCGCACTGCACCGCGCCGCGCTTGCTAGGGGGGCGCGGTTCTCGGTCGGCACGATGGCGGTCGGCTTCGACCTCTCGCGACGCAAGATCACCGCCGTCCGCACGCTTCAGGAGCGGTTTTCCTGCCAGCAGGTCGTGATTGCCGGAGGGGTCTGGACGCCTCGTCTGCTCGACGCTCTCGGGACACGCGTCCCGATGCAGCGGGTCCGCGTGCCGAGTGGCGAGACGGCCCCGATCGGCGACCGGCTGTTTCCCGGGTTCATCCGGGCGGGCAAATTCACAATGCGACAGAGTGCCGACGGCGTAGTGCGGTTCGGCGGGGGCTACCGGGCGCCCGAGTACGTCCACGACCTGTCGCTCGACGACGTGAGGGACCTCCGGACCTGGGCCCCGGCTCTGCTCCATCACGTGCGCGGAGCGACCTTCCGCGTCGACTGGGCGATCGCCCGCAACGACCTGCGACGCCGGCGGCGACGACTTCGGAACGGACCCGACTTCGTCCCTACGGGTTGGGAACCGCGGCCGTGGCGACGCTACTCGGAGAGCAAGCTCGCCTCCGCGGCGCGCGTGGTGCCGTCGCTGGCGAACCACCGTCTCCAGCGGACCTCGTCGGGAGTCGTCGACATCACCCCTGACTTCGAGCCCTACGTCGGCCGGGTGCCGACGGCCGACAATGCGTGGGTGGCAGCCGGCATGAGCGGACACGGGTTCATCCTGGGGCCGGGCACGTGGCGGGCGGTCGCGGAGGGGATCGTCGACGGGCGCAGTGCGCTCGACCTGCGGCCGTATCGCGTCGATCGCTTCGCGCAGCTGCCATAG
- a CDS encoding cupin domain-containing protein gives MTIPFTVHYNDARAVRYTREENGLDGVSRRMVQRSDGLPFGVHHATVKAPGSYGGTSGEDVAIYALEGSATAWVDDHEFDFQAGQVLVIPRGSAYRIEHPDNDQTTLIFLTPPPSEGKHH, from the coding sequence GTGACGATTCCGTTCACCGTCCACTACAACGACGCCCGAGCCGTGCGCTACACGCGCGAGGAGAATGGACTGGACGGGGTGAGCCGTCGCATGGTGCAGCGGAGCGACGGCCTCCCGTTCGGGGTGCACCACGCGACGGTCAAGGCACCTGGCTCGTACGGCGGGACGAGCGGTGAGGACGTGGCGATCTACGCTCTCGAGGGCTCGGCCACCGCGTGGGTTGACGATCACGAGTTCGACTTCCAGGCCGGACAGGTGCTCGTGATTCCGCGGGGCTCGGCGTACCGCATCGAGCATCCCGACAACGACCAGACGACCCTCATCTTCCTGACGCCCCCGCCGAGCGAGGGGAAGCACCACTGA
- a CDS encoding GH32 C-terminal domain-containing protein yields the protein MSQPLRRSSTGMSRWTRRRAGAVLMLTAVTLGVTTVTATGGEVEDYPEFPYPSTNYQEDNRGQHHFSSRGGWMNDVNAPLYYDGLYHLYYQHNPHGLEWDTMHWGHATSADLVHWKQQPIALEPGVHPGDLFSGGGVVDTNNVSGLKSGDEDPIIVYSGTNGVRAFYSNDGGYTFETYDGGNPIATPAGTSRDPKVAWDPESQKWIMVVWSDEGGNGVNFYSSENLLDWEYESRFAAGWLFECPDFVEMETPDGGTTWMLSDAQGEYVLGDYTNGEFSTDWATPQRVNLNASGPGGEYYAALTFENLPDDRVVNMAWQGGNRGSVWTGNATFPVEMELAETDDGLRVRSTPVAELENIRGRSTTFEDVDLTPAGAETLLDNVEADTYEVTATFDLARNLELERLQDVEARQLAAIATVSKQIRTSNQKIKSLKKRIADLEPHQSELRTKLRRQLEAERRTNVRLTTRRTQLRSDLATTREAMDVERDRPAATAFGLRLHTDADGWHDAEVTYDVAARTLDGSPLPAGDDPNKVKMQLLVDRGQLEIFGSDGLYYKSRNINFDSLPGGDGVDLYADGHVVLESLKITDLKSIWKAAGESTLRTNIEGPWYPHGGTWTESADGKQGTSTGDAWYLSKATGGDFVLEGDVRIDSGQAAALTFRADRNLTRHYTINVDSVDSGGMVKLWRAGGVVLDTVPFDVEIGRFYHFKVEVDGSRIKVFVDGSEEPLVDVVDDSYTEGQFGLQVFRSTATFQNVTVTPLG from the coding sequence ATGAGCCAGCCGCTGAGAAGGAGTTCGACAGGCATGAGCAGATGGACACGCAGGCGCGCCGGTGCAGTGCTGATGCTGACGGCGGTCACGCTGGGCGTCACCACCGTGACCGCCACTGGTGGAGAGGTCGAGGACTACCCCGAGTTCCCTTATCCCTCGACGAACTACCAGGAGGACAACCGCGGCCAGCACCACTTCAGCTCGCGCGGCGGATGGATGAACGACGTCAACGCGCCCCTGTACTACGACGGTCTCTACCACCTCTACTACCAGCACAACCCGCACGGACTCGAGTGGGACACGATGCACTGGGGCCATGCCACCAGTGCCGACCTGGTGCATTGGAAGCAGCAGCCGATCGCGCTGGAGCCTGGGGTGCATCCCGGTGACCTGTTCTCAGGTGGCGGCGTCGTCGACACGAACAACGTGTCCGGCCTCAAGTCCGGCGACGAGGATCCGATCATCGTGTACTCCGGCACCAACGGCGTGCGCGCCTTCTACAGCAACGACGGTGGCTACACGTTCGAGACGTATGACGGGGGCAACCCCATCGCGACGCCGGCCGGTACGTCGCGCGACCCCAAGGTCGCGTGGGACCCGGAGTCGCAGAAATGGATCATGGTGGTGTGGTCCGACGAAGGTGGCAACGGTGTCAACTTCTACTCTTCGGAGAACTTGCTGGACTGGGAGTACGAGAGCCGGTTCGCCGCCGGCTGGCTGTTCGAGTGTCCCGACTTCGTCGAGATGGAGACTCCGGACGGCGGCACGACGTGGATGCTCAGCGACGCCCAGGGCGAATACGTCCTCGGCGACTACACGAACGGGGAGTTCAGCACGGACTGGGCAACTCCCCAGCGCGTCAACCTGAACGCCTCCGGTCCCGGCGGCGAATACTACGCGGCTCTGACCTTCGAGAACCTGCCCGACGACCGGGTGGTCAACATGGCATGGCAGGGCGGCAACCGAGGCTCGGTCTGGACGGGCAACGCGACGTTCCCCGTCGAGATGGAGCTTGCCGAGACCGATGACGGTCTGCGCGTGCGCAGCACTCCGGTCGCGGAGCTCGAGAACATCCGCGGCAGGAGCACCACGTTCGAAGACGTCGACCTCACCCCCGCGGGCGCGGAGACACTGCTCGACAACGTGGAGGCCGACACCTACGAGGTGACGGCGACGTTCGATCTCGCCCGCAACCTCGAGCTGGAGCGACTCCAGGACGTTGAGGCACGTCAGCTCGCGGCGATCGCGACCGTGAGCAAGCAGATCAGAACGTCGAACCAGAAGATCAAGAGCTTGAAGAAGCGGATCGCTGATCTCGAGCCGCACCAGTCGGAGCTCCGCACGAAGCTGCGCCGACAACTGGAGGCCGAGCGCCGGACGAACGTCAGGCTGACGACGCGGCGAACGCAACTGCGGTCCGACCTGGCCACGACCCGCGAAGCGATGGACGTGGAGCGAGACCGACCTGCCGCTACCGCCTTCGGTCTGCGTCTTCACACCGACGCCGACGGCTGGCACGACGCCGAGGTGACCTACGACGTGGCCGCGCGCACCCTGGACGGGAGCCCTCTGCCGGCTGGCGATGATCCGAACAAGGTGAAGATGCAACTGCTCGTCGACCGCGGTCAGTTGGAGATCTTCGGCAGCGACGGCCTGTACTACAAGAGCAGGAACATCAACTTCGACAGCCTGCCGGGTGGGGACGGGGTCGACCTGTACGCCGACGGCCACGTTGTTCTGGAGTCGCTGAAGATCACCGACCTGAAGTCCATCTGGAAGGCCGCGGGGGAATCCACGCTGCGGACGAACATCGAGGGACCCTGGTATCCCCACGGCGGGACCTGGACCGAGAGTGCCGACGGCAAGCAGGGAACCTCGACCGGTGATGCTTGGTATCTCTCGAAGGCGACCGGGGGTGACTTCGTCCTGGAAGGCGACGTCCGCATCGACTCAGGCCAGGCAGCGGCGCTGACGTTCCGGGCCGACCGCAACCTCACCAGGCACTACACGATCAACGTGGACTCTGTCGACAGCGGCGGAATGGTCAAGCTCTGGCGGGCTGGCGGAGTGGTGCTCGATACAGTTCCGTTCGATGTCGAGATCGGCCGCTTCTATCACTTCAAGGTCGAGGTGGACGGGAGCCGGATCAAGGTGTTCGTCGACGGTTCGGAGGAGCCGCTGGTAGACGTGGTCGACGACTCCTACACCGAGGGGCAGTTCGGACTCCAGGTCTTCCGATCCACCGCTACGTTCCAGAACGTCACGGTCACGCCGTTGGGCTGA
- a CDS encoding RNA polymerase sigma factor: MSTPDDAAFGRAWDEYGPRVAAYARRHVPADDVHDVVAETFLQAWRRWDAVPQPPIAWLIGTARKVIGNSRRATRRRTALHDRLSLLFEAARPSEDAGVLATERIAALQALADLPDQQREALLLVAWDGLTPDEAAAALGIRPGAFRVRTHRARAALDQSTTPPRHATVPNRLLNEGGIR; encoded by the coding sequence ATGAGCACTCCCGATGACGCCGCGTTCGGCCGGGCCTGGGACGAGTACGGGCCGCGGGTCGCGGCGTACGCGCGCCGCCACGTGCCGGCAGACGACGTCCACGACGTCGTGGCCGAGACGTTCCTGCAGGCCTGGCGGCGCTGGGACGCGGTTCCGCAGCCGCCGATCGCCTGGCTGATCGGTACCGCGCGGAAGGTGATCGGCAACAGTCGCCGCGCCACCCGCCGCCGAACGGCGCTCCACGACCGGCTCTCGCTGCTCTTCGAGGCCGCGCGTCCCAGCGAGGACGCCGGCGTGCTGGCCACCGAGCGGATCGCGGCGTTGCAAGCCCTCGCCGACCTCCCCGACCAGCAGCGGGAAGCGCTGCTGCTCGTCGCGTGGGACGGCCTCACGCCCGACGAGGCGGCTGCGGCGCTCGGTATCAGGCCCGGCGCCTTCCGGGTGCGCACGCACCGTGCCCGCGCCGCACTCGACCAGTCCACCACTCCTCCCCGGCACGCAACCGTGCCCAACCGACTCCTCAACGAAGGCGGAATCCGATGA
- a CDS encoding LuxR family transcriptional regulator: MPGFDSERRDLFERVATELYEVVVEAGGISDDDPRLLEGEQRKAFDLLVELGLLQHEPGNPRWTAVEPSTSQGRVVSPLGVEGARLLDESARWARAFQTLTSTWRRSPQAETRGPFTYLHGEAISPYLTTIIGEAEEELLTAQPQTGRDAASIASAALRDIQALERGVSMRILYQHSARRHAITHKYVAQVTERGAEVRTLDEFFNRMIVVDRRVAVIPAPDDLTTAVAVREPSVVAYLVDVFDRAFARARPFTNTETSLMREVAAEQRAMTIRMLIEGHADAVSAKRLGVSPRTYAGYVAELKEEYDAETRFQLGYTMGKLGVSGKELPKQE, from the coding sequence ATGCCCGGCTTCGATTCCGAGAGGCGCGATCTGTTCGAGCGGGTCGCCACCGAGCTCTACGAGGTGGTCGTGGAGGCCGGCGGCATCTCGGACGACGACCCGCGGCTCCTCGAGGGCGAGCAGCGCAAGGCGTTCGACCTGTTGGTCGAGCTCGGCCTGCTCCAACACGAGCCGGGCAACCCCCGCTGGACGGCGGTCGAGCCGAGCACCTCGCAGGGCCGGGTCGTGAGCCCGCTCGGCGTCGAGGGCGCTCGCCTGCTTGACGAGTCCGCGCGTTGGGCCCGGGCGTTCCAGACCCTCACCAGCACCTGGCGCCGGTCACCGCAGGCCGAGACCCGGGGACCGTTCACCTACCTGCACGGCGAGGCGATCAGCCCCTACCTCACGACGATCATCGGGGAGGCCGAGGAGGAGCTGCTCACCGCGCAGCCGCAGACCGGCCGCGATGCCGCGTCGATCGCGTCCGCCGCGCTGCGCGACATCCAGGCCCTGGAGCGTGGCGTCTCGATGCGGATCCTCTACCAGCACAGCGCGCGGCGGCACGCGATCACGCACAAGTACGTCGCGCAGGTGACCGAACGCGGTGCCGAGGTGCGCACGCTCGACGAGTTCTTCAACCGGATGATCGTCGTCGACCGGCGGGTTGCGGTGATCCCCGCCCCCGACGACCTGACGACCGCGGTCGCCGTACGGGAGCCGTCCGTCGTCGCCTACCTCGTCGACGTCTTCGACCGCGCGTTCGCGCGCGCCCGGCCGTTCACCAACACCGAGACCTCGCTCATGCGTGAGGTCGCCGCCGAGCAGCGGGCGATGACGATCCGCATGCTGATCGAGGGCCACGCCGACGCGGTCAGCGCCAAGCGCCTGGGCGTGAGCCCGCGCACGTACGCCGGCTACGTCGCCGAGCTCAAGGAGGAGTACGACGCCGAGACACGTTTCCAGCTCGGCTACACGATGGGCAAGCTCGGGGTGTCCGGCAAGGAGCTCCCCAAGCAGGAGTGA
- a CDS encoding biotin/lipoyl-binding carrier protein, with protein MPRETTVAITAEMVANVLSVDVPVGATVQPGDTVALLESMKMEIPVVVETGGVVSAIKVSAGDVVQEGDVLVELTLS; from the coding sequence ATGCCCCGAGAGACGACCGTCGCGATCACCGCGGAGATGGTGGCCAACGTCCTGTCCGTCGACGTGCCGGTGGGCGCCACCGTGCAGCCGGGCGACACCGTCGCGCTGCTGGAGTCGATGAAGATGGAGATCCCGGTGGTCGTGGAGACCGGCGGGGTGGTCAGCGCGATCAAGGTCTCGGCCGGCGACGTCGTCCAGGAGGGCGACGTGCTCGTGGAGCTCACGCTCTCCTGA
- a CDS encoding carbon-nitrogen hydrolase family protein — MSETTPTLRIALVQAASTLDPEANRAALDELTPEGHDLVVFPEAFARDFGEAGSDVSAFAEAVDGPFASEVARVAAERRTTLLAGMFERGDDPARPANTLVLRGAATADYRKIHLYDSFGYRESDRLTAGPLEPVVVEVGGWQVGLMTCYDLRFPELARALVDRGAELIVVPAAWVAGERKVRHWQTLLTARAIENTVYVAAVGQPAPRYTGHSMVVDPLGDVVAEAGPGSPDRPEVVAATLDRDLLDGARRTNPSLANRRL, encoded by the coding sequence GTGAGCGAGACCACCCCGACGCTGCGGATCGCGCTGGTGCAGGCGGCATCGACCCTCGACCCCGAGGCCAACCGCGCGGCGCTCGACGAGCTGACGCCCGAGGGTCACGACCTGGTCGTCTTCCCCGAGGCGTTCGCCCGCGACTTCGGCGAGGCCGGGTCCGACGTCAGCGCTTTCGCCGAGGCGGTCGACGGCCCGTTCGCGAGCGAGGTCGCACGGGTGGCGGCGGAGCGCCGTACGACGCTGCTGGCCGGCATGTTCGAGCGCGGCGACGACCCGGCACGGCCCGCGAACACCCTGGTGCTGCGGGGCGCGGCGACGGCCGACTACCGCAAGATCCACCTCTACGACTCGTTCGGCTACCGCGAGTCCGACCGGCTCACCGCGGGCCCGCTGGAGCCGGTGGTCGTCGAGGTCGGCGGCTGGCAGGTCGGGCTGATGACCTGCTACGACCTGCGCTTCCCCGAGCTCGCGCGGGCGCTCGTCGACCGCGGCGCGGAGCTGATCGTGGTGCCGGCGGCGTGGGTGGCCGGCGAGCGGAAGGTGCGCCACTGGCAGACGCTGCTCACCGCCCGGGCGATCGAGAACACCGTCTACGTCGCTGCCGTCGGCCAGCCGGCGCCCCGCTACACGGGGCACTCGATGGTCGTCGATCCCCTCGGCGACGTCGTCGCGGAGGCGGGTCCGGGCAGTCCCGACCGGCCCGAGGTGGTCGCCGCGACCCTCGACCGCGACCTGCTCGACGGCGCACGCCGGACCAATCCCTCCCTCGCGAACCGGCGTCTGTAG
- the mobA gene encoding molybdenum cofactor guanylyltransferase, producing the protein MIEPGLTSFAAIILAGGQATRLGGADKATIELRGRTLLERTLDAVIDAAEVVVVGQHVPTDRPVTFVVEDPRYGGPVAGLLTGRDSLLRRTPSLVVLAVDMPNVTTSTIRRLYDAAAGHDGAVLTDPDGRRQLAFVVSTARLDAERPDREAQHGASLRSLLEPLDLVDVAPTGEEHRDVDSWTDLRDMGD; encoded by the coding sequence GTGATCGAGCCAGGACTGACCAGCTTCGCCGCGATCATCCTCGCGGGCGGCCAGGCCACCCGCCTCGGCGGTGCCGACAAGGCCACGATCGAGCTCCGCGGCCGCACGCTCCTCGAGCGCACCCTCGACGCCGTCATCGACGCGGCCGAGGTGGTCGTCGTCGGCCAGCACGTGCCCACCGACCGCCCGGTGACGTTCGTCGTCGAGGACCCGCGCTACGGCGGGCCGGTCGCCGGCCTCCTCACCGGGCGCGACTCGCTGCTGCGGCGTACGCCGTCGTTGGTGGTGCTCGCCGTCGACATGCCCAACGTGACGACCTCCACGATCCGGCGGCTGTACGACGCCGCGGCCGGCCACGACGGCGCCGTCCTCACCGACCCGGACGGCCGGCGGCAGCTGGCCTTCGTGGTGTCGACGGCACGGCTCGACGCGGAGCGGCCGGACCGGGAGGCCCAGCACGGCGCCTCGTTGCGGTCGTTGCTGGAGCCGCTGGACCTCGTCGACGTCGCACCGACGGGCGAGGAGCACCGCGACGTCGACTCGTGGACGGACCTTCGCGACATGGGCGACTGA
- a CDS encoding DUF6457 domain-containing protein gives MNLHDWIDELSDLLDVETEADEVLLADIADIAVENVASNAGPVTAFLLGVAAGVREAGPERIERMAAQVQELAESWDRPADAVDDDDDDTVEELDDLDELEFDEEEEEATV, from the coding sequence GTGAACCTCCACGACTGGATCGATGAGCTGAGCGACCTGCTCGATGTCGAGACCGAGGCCGACGAGGTGCTGCTCGCCGACATCGCGGACATCGCGGTCGAGAACGTCGCGTCGAACGCCGGTCCGGTCACGGCGTTCCTGCTGGGGGTGGCTGCCGGGGTGCGCGAGGCCGGGCCGGAACGGATCGAGCGGATGGCCGCTCAGGTGCAGGAGCTCGCCGAGTCCTGGGACCGGCCGGCCGACGCGGTCGACGACGACGATGACGACACGGTCGAGGAGCTCGACGACCTCGACGAGCTCGAGTTCGACGAGGAGGAGGAAGAGGCCACGGTCTAG
- a CDS encoding NAD(P)H-quinone oxidoreductase, whose protein sequence is MRAVIADGKGGPEILSVGELPDPEPAPGEVVVDVVATAVNRADLLQRQGFYPPPPGASDVIGLECSGTVAAVGDGVTGWSVGDEVCALLAGGGYASKVAVPAGQLMPVPDGIDLVTAAAIPEVACTVWSNVFMVAGLRPDDVFLVHGGAGGIGTFAIQLASRLGARVFTTAGTAEKRATCVELGAEVAIDYREEDFVEVVRSRTRTEDRAGGADVVLDNMGAKYLQRNVDVLADQGRLVIIGMQGGVKGELDISALLRKRGAVIATTLRSRPADDKAAICASVVEHVWPLVADGSVKPIVHATMPLEQVADAHRMLEESSHVGKVLLTL, encoded by the coding sequence ATGCGTGCAGTCATCGCGGACGGCAAGGGTGGCCCGGAGATCCTCTCGGTCGGGGAGCTCCCCGACCCCGAGCCCGCACCCGGCGAGGTCGTCGTCGACGTGGTCGCCACGGCCGTCAACCGCGCCGACCTGCTGCAGCGGCAGGGGTTCTACCCACCGCCGCCCGGCGCCTCGGACGTGATCGGCCTCGAGTGCAGCGGCACCGTCGCCGCCGTCGGCGACGGCGTCACCGGCTGGTCGGTCGGCGACGAGGTGTGCGCGCTGCTGGCCGGAGGCGGCTACGCCTCGAAGGTCGCGGTGCCCGCCGGCCAGCTGATGCCGGTGCCCGACGGCATCGACCTCGTGACCGCCGCCGCGATCCCCGAGGTCGCGTGCACGGTGTGGTCCAACGTCTTCATGGTGGCCGGGCTGCGGCCCGACGACGTGTTCCTCGTCCACGGCGGCGCCGGCGGCATCGGCACGTTCGCGATCCAGCTGGCCAGCCGGCTGGGCGCTCGGGTCTTCACGACGGCGGGTACGGCGGAGAAGCGCGCCACCTGCGTGGAGCTGGGCGCCGAGGTGGCGATCGACTACCGCGAGGAGGACTTCGTCGAGGTGGTGCGGTCGCGCACGAGGACCGAGGACCGCGCGGGCGGTGCCGACGTCGTGCTCGACAACATGGGGGCGAAGTACCTCCAGCGCAACGTCGACGTGCTCGCCGACCAGGGCCGCCTGGTGATCATCGGCATGCAGGGCGGGGTCAAGGGCGAGCTCGACATCAGCGCGCTGCTGCGCAAGCGCGGCGCGGTCATCGCGACCACGCTGCGGTCGCGGCCGGCCGACGACAAGGCGGCGATCTGTGCGTCCGTGGTCGAGCACGTGTGGCCGCTCGTCGCCGACGGCTCGGTGAAGCCGATCGTGCACGCCACGATGCCGTTGGAGCAGGTCGCCGACGCGCACCGGATGCTCGAGGAGAGCTCGCACGTCGGCAAGGTCCTCCTGACGCTGTGA
- a CDS encoding bacterial proteasome activator family protein, producing MTESTPQDEEQRIVVIGPDGRPIGAIPTDGEAAAGDDGDDGDDDETSLTDLVEQPAKVMRIGSMIRQLLEEVKAAPLDEASRNRLAEIHRSSIKELEQGLAPELVEELNRLSLPFTENATPSESELRIAQAQLVGWLEGLFHGIQTAIYAQQMAARAQFEQIRRALPPGMLGGQPGQPGHPGQPGQPEQASPEEGNSSGGGMYL from the coding sequence ATGACGGAGAGCACCCCCCAGGACGAGGAGCAGCGGATCGTGGTCATCGGCCCCGACGGGCGGCCGATCGGCGCCATCCCGACCGACGGCGAGGCCGCCGCGGGCGACGACGGCGACGACGGCGACGACGACGAGACCTCGCTGACCGACCTGGTCGAGCAGCCCGCCAAGGTGATGCGGATCGGCAGCATGATCCGCCAGCTGCTCGAGGAGGTGAAGGCGGCCCCGCTCGACGAGGCCAGCCGCAACCGGCTCGCCGAGATCCACCGCTCCTCCATCAAGGAGCTCGAGCAGGGCCTCGCCCCCGAGCTCGTCGAGGAGCTCAACCGGCTCTCGCTGCCGTTCACCGAGAACGCCACCCCGTCGGAGTCGGAGCTGCGGATCGCGCAGGCGCAGCTCGTGGGCTGGCTGGAGGGTCTCTTCCACGGCATCCAGACCGCGATCTACGCCCAGCAGATGGCGGCCCGCGCGCAGTTCGAGCAGATCCGCCGCGCGCTGCCGCCCGGGATGCTCGGCGGCCAGCCCGGTCAGCCGGGCCATCCAGGTCAGCCCGGGCAGCCGGAGCAGGCGTCGCCCGAGGAGGGCAACTCCTCCGGCGGCGGGATGTACCTCTAG
- a CDS encoding GNAT family N-acetyltransferase, with amino-acid sequence MAGLPALISSDRIRLFLISPEEAADMVAGRRHDDRWHPDYPRKDDVDAASMIRAGGDGADGADGATWGPRHIVLDRLAVGSIGCFGPPVDGETEVGYGLVPDARGRGVATEALGLLAAEADKVGVRLRASVAPDNTSSLRVLAKCGFSDLRGTTEDGELVMVRRPRPAS; translated from the coding sequence ATGGCCGGTCTGCCGGCGCTCATCAGCTCCGACCGGATCCGGCTCTTCCTGATCTCGCCCGAGGAGGCGGCCGACATGGTCGCAGGCCGCCGGCACGACGACCGCTGGCACCCCGACTACCCGCGCAAGGACGACGTCGACGCCGCGTCGATGATCCGCGCCGGCGGCGACGGGGCAGACGGGGCCGACGGGGCCACGTGGGGCCCGCGCCACATCGTGCTCGACCGGCTCGCCGTCGGCTCGATCGGCTGCTTCGGTCCACCGGTCGACGGCGAGACCGAGGTCGGCTACGGCTTGGTGCCGGACGCCCGGGGACGCGGTGTCGCGACCGAGGCCCTCGGCCTGCTCGCGGCCGAGGCCGACAAGGTCGGCGTCCGGCTGCGCGCGAGCGTCGCCCCGGACAACACGTCCAGCCTGCGGGTGCTCGCGAAGTGCGGCTTCTCCGACCTGCGCGGCACGACCGAGGACGGCGAGCTGGTGATGGTACGGCGGCCGCGTCCCGCCTCGTGA
- a CDS encoding HAD family hydrolase, which yields MTEPPAGWQPKLVALDIDGTLLKWVVGQGSTHEEVPPAVHAAVGRVLDAGAHVVLASGRAPHSMTTIADLLDLHGHGDRLWIVASNGSVLLRYPPEEIVHEETFDAAPAVAAILQRHPDALVAIEERGVGYRVSAPFPTGELGGEEIVTDIDELVAGPVSRVIIRDPQATADDFVQMAAELGLHGTDYVVGWTAWLDLSPVGVSKASGLAHVAEQLGVDRADVLAIGDGRNDLEMLRWAGRGVAMGQAVQEVHDAADASTGTVDEDGAATELDRWFRDASSLGSSTQGFA from the coding sequence ATGACCGAACCCCCCGCCGGCTGGCAGCCCAAGCTGGTCGCGCTCGACATCGACGGCACCCTGCTCAAGTGGGTCGTCGGCCAGGGCTCCACGCACGAGGAGGTCCCGCCCGCGGTGCACGCGGCGGTCGGCCGGGTGCTCGACGCCGGCGCCCACGTCGTGCTCGCGTCCGGGCGAGCACCGCACAGCATGACGACGATCGCCGACCTGCTCGACCTGCACGGCCACGGCGACCGACTCTGGATCGTGGCGTCCAACGGCTCGGTGCTGCTGCGCTACCCGCCGGAGGAGATCGTCCACGAGGAGACCTTCGACGCGGCGCCCGCCGTCGCTGCGATCCTCCAGCGGCACCCCGACGCGCTCGTCGCGATCGAGGAGCGCGGCGTCGGCTACCGCGTGTCCGCGCCCTTCCCGACCGGTGAGCTCGGCGGCGAGGAGATCGTCACCGACATCGACGAGCTCGTCGCCGGACCGGTGAGCCGCGTGATCATCCGCGACCCGCAGGCCACCGCCGACGACTTCGTGCAGATGGCCGCCGAGCTCGGGCTGCACGGCACCGACTACGTCGTCGGGTGGACCGCGTGGCTCGACCTCTCGCCGGTCGGAGTCTCGAAGGCGTCGGGCCTCGCCCACGTCGCCGAGCAGCTCGGCGTCGACCGTGCCGACGTGCTGGCGATCGGCGACGGACGCAACGACCTCGAGATGCTGCGCTGGGCGGGGCGCGGGGTCGCCATGGGCCAGGCCGTGCAGGAGGTCCACGACGCCGCTGACGCGTCGACCGGCACCGTCGACGAGGACGGCGCCGCGACCGAGCTGGACCGCTGGTTTCGAGACGCCTCGTCCCTCGGCTCCTCAACCCAAGGGTTTGCGTGA